From Saccharothrix espanaensis DSM 44229, the proteins below share one genomic window:
- a CDS encoding PadR family transcriptional regulator has translation MSEQAFLVLTALAEEPLHGYAIVRSVEVLSEGRVVLRVGTLYGVLDRMVADGWAVRDREEVHQGRLRRYYRLTDAGVRVLSAEVARLSANVRAASSVLRAREAR, from the coding sequence ATGTCAGAGCAGGCGTTCTTGGTGCTCACGGCGTTGGCCGAGGAGCCGTTGCACGGGTACGCGATCGTGCGGTCGGTGGAAGTCCTGTCCGAGGGCCGGGTGGTGCTGCGGGTCGGCACGCTCTACGGCGTGCTGGACCGGATGGTCGCCGACGGGTGGGCGGTGCGGGACCGGGAAGAGGTCCACCAGGGCCGGCTGCGCCGCTACTACCGGTTGACCGACGCCGGGGTGCGGGTTCTGTCGGCCGAGGTGGCGCGGCTGTCGGCGAACGTGCGGGCCGCGTCGTCGGTGCTGCGGGCGAGGGAGGCGCGGTGA